The following coding sequences are from one Lysinibacillus sp. FSL W8-0992 window:
- the ntdP gene encoding nucleoside tri-diphosphate phosphatase has translation MAIPVEGETIQIHSYKHNGRIHRVWQETMVLKGTKNIIIGANERTLVTESDGRTWLTREPSICYFHAEHWFNIICMLREDGVYYYCNLSSPFVFDNNAIKYIDYDLDIKVFPDMSYTLLDEDEYEQHRQEMSYPDVIDKILKRNVEKLISWIQQKRGPFAPDFIDAWTSRYKFQLDMQADDCQ, from the coding sequence ATGGCAATACCGGTAGAAGGAGAAACGATACAAATACATAGTTATAAGCACAATGGCCGCATCCACCGTGTTTGGCAAGAAACAATGGTTTTAAAAGGAACTAAAAACATTATAATCGGTGCGAATGAACGAACACTTGTGACAGAATCCGATGGTCGTACGTGGCTAACGAGAGAGCCTTCTATTTGTTATTTCCATGCGGAGCACTGGTTTAACATCATCTGCATGCTGCGTGAAGACGGTGTGTATTATTATTGTAATCTAAGCTCACCATTTGTTTTCGATAATAATGCCATTAAATACATTGACTACGATTTAGATATTAAGGTTTTTCCAGATATGTCGTATACCCTTTTAGATGAAGATGAATATGAACAGCATCGCCAGGAAATGTCTTACCCAGATGTCATCGATAAAATTTTAAAGCGTAATGTCGAAAAATTAATTAGCTGGATACAACAAAAAAGAGGACCCTTTGCACCTGATTTTATCGATGCTTGGACAAGTCGTTATAAGTTTCAGCTCGATATGCAAGCAGATGATTGTCAGTAA
- a CDS encoding ABC transporter permease, which produces MLHYMGRRLFQLIPVLLGMTFIVFMLIRLIPGNPAQVILGQQATKEAVEALNASLGLDKPWYTQYFGYLGGIFQGDLGVSLRTKLPVSQEIFPYLAATAELAIFAMIIAIIVGVNAGIISAWFQNSWFDYLAMVIALIGVSVPVFWLGLMEQWAFSINLGWFPTSGRDNVRDPITAITHFYLLDTLIQGRFDQFTEVIKRLVLPGVALATIPMAIIARITRSSMLEVMRSDYVRTARAKGQKMFIVVYKHALKNAVIPVLTVIGLQTGLLLGGAILTETIFSWPGIGRYIYDAIGFRDYPVIQSGILIVAFIFIMINLIVDLLYTVIDPRIKYK; this is translated from the coding sequence ATGCTTCACTATATGGGAAGACGTTTATTTCAATTAATCCCAGTTTTGCTTGGAATGACTTTTATCGTCTTTATGTTAATTCGTTTAATTCCTGGTAACCCCGCGCAAGTGATTTTAGGTCAGCAGGCGACGAAAGAGGCGGTTGAGGCATTAAACGCAAGTTTAGGATTAGACAAGCCATGGTACACACAATATTTCGGCTATTTAGGTGGTATTTTTCAGGGCGATTTAGGCGTTTCATTGCGTACGAAGTTACCTGTTTCACAAGAAATTTTTCCATATTTAGCGGCAACAGCAGAATTAGCTATCTTTGCGATGATTATCGCAATTATTGTTGGTGTCAATGCAGGTATTATTTCAGCTTGGTTCCAAAATTCATGGTTTGATTATTTAGCAATGGTCATTGCTTTAATTGGTGTATCTGTGCCAGTCTTTTGGCTAGGATTGATGGAACAATGGGCGTTTAGCATTAACCTTGGCTGGTTCCCAACATCTGGACGTGATAATGTCCGTGACCCAATAACCGCCATTACGCATTTTTATTTGCTCGATACGCTCATTCAAGGGAGATTTGATCAGTTTACGGAAGTTATAAAGCGATTAGTGTTACCAGGGGTGGCACTTGCTACGATTCCGATGGCGATTATTGCCAGGATTACCCGCTCCTCTATGCTTGAGGTAATGCGCTCCGATTATGTTCGTACAGCTAGAGCAAAAGGACAAAAAATGTTTATCGTCGTTTATAAACATGCATTAAAAAATGCCGTAATTCCGGTACTAACAGTAATTGGATTACAAACAGGGTTGTTACTTGGCGGCGCCATTTTAACAGAAACGATTTTCAGTTGGCCAGGCATTGGTCGTTATATTTATGATGCAATTGGCTTCCGTGATTATCCAGTTATCCAATCGGGTATTTTAATCGTTGCGTTTATTTTCATCATGATCAATTTAATTGTCGATCTACTTTATACAGTGATAGATCCACGCATTAAATACAAATAG
- the nikC gene encoding nickel transporter permease: MTGAIEIKKEAIASRERAAGPWREGWRSFKKSKISLVGAGIVIFFILLAVFGPMIAPQGINEQDLSKRLLAPSSAHWFGTDDFGRDILSRIIYGARISLRIGFFAVILSVVVGSTLGILAGYYGKWIDTIISRIFDIMLAFPSILLAIAVVAVLGPSLQNALIAIAIINVPNFGRLIRSKVLSVKEEEYIVAAKAIGMRDSRILFSHILPNSMTPIIVQGTLAIATAIIEAAALGFLGLGAQAPAPEWGKMLADARIYLLKAPWTMIFPGLAIMLTVLGFNLMGDGLRDALDPKMKS, translated from the coding sequence ATGACTGGTGCGATAGAAATTAAAAAAGAAGCAATAGCAAGTCGAGAGCGTGCGGCAGGTCCTTGGAGAGAAGGCTGGCGAAGCTTTAAAAAAAGCAAAATCTCCCTAGTTGGTGCTGGGATAGTAATATTTTTTATACTACTTGCTGTATTTGGTCCAATGATTGCTCCTCAAGGGATTAATGAACAAGATTTATCAAAACGATTATTGGCACCTTCAAGTGCACATTGGTTTGGAACAGATGACTTTGGTCGGGATATTCTTTCACGAATTATATATGGTGCGCGTATTTCGTTAAGGATTGGATTTTTTGCCGTTATTCTTTCGGTAGTTGTAGGAAGTACACTTGGAATTCTTGCAGGCTATTATGGAAAATGGATAGATACAATTATCTCTCGTATTTTTGACATTATGTTGGCGTTTCCTAGCATTTTATTAGCAATCGCTGTAGTGGCTGTACTTGGGCCGTCATTACAAAATGCTTTAATTGCGATTGCGATTATTAACGTACCTAACTTTGGGCGGTTAATTCGGTCAAAAGTGTTAAGTGTAAAAGAAGAGGAATATATCGTAGCAGCAAAAGCGATAGGGATGCGAGATTCACGTATTTTATTTTCTCACATTTTACCAAACTCAATGACGCCAATTATTGTACAGGGAACATTAGCAATTGCGACAGCGATTATTGAAGCAGCTGCATTAGGCTTCCTAGGCTTAGGGGCTCAAGCACCAGCACCAGAATGGGGTAAAATGCTAGCTGATGCCCGTATCTACTTATTAAAGGCGCCATGGACAATGATTTTCCCAGGCTTAGCGATTATGCTAACGGTACTAGGTTTTAATTTAATGGGTGATGGTTTGCGAGATGCACTAGATCCGAAAATGAAAAGCTAA
- a CDS encoding gamma-type small acid-soluble spore protein, translating into MKKNQNTNQQANKNMQRQSEEFGYETDFNEVQKQNAKAEQNKAQASGKYAKNNQNASE; encoded by the coding sequence ATGAAGAAAAATCAAAACACAAACCAACAAGCAAATAAAAACATGCAACGCCAAAGTGAAGAGTTTGGTTACGAAACGGACTTCAATGAAGTGCAAAAGCAAAATGCTAAAGCTGAGCAGAATAAAGCTCAAGCTTCAGGCAAATATGCTAAGAATAACCAAAACGCGAGCGAGTAA
- a CDS encoding ABC transporter ATP-binding protein — protein sequence MSSIKRYMRFVKPYTWEIILTVLIGIVKFAIPLFIPLLIKIVLDDIIGAEDLTDTEKTKELFYWLGGTIIVFFVIRPPIEYYRQYFAQHVSNKVLFDIRKEIYSHLQRLSLKYYANTRAGEVISRVINDVEQTKNFVMTGLMNVWLDLATIVIAVCIMLALDVKLTLVALIAFPFYAISVRFFFGKLRTLTRNRSQALAGVQSYLHERVAGMSIIKSFTLEKHEQKLFNEANGEFLEKALDQTKWNAKSFAVVNTITDVAPLLVIAYAGYQVINGSLSVGTMVAFIAYIERLYGPLRRLVSASTTLTQSIASMDRMFELIDEPYEVKNKKNALPLSPATGEVRFENVAFQYEADGSQILKNMNFTINPGETVAFVGMSGGGKSTIISLIPRFYDTSDGAVYVDGHDVKDVTIHSLRSQIGIVLQDNILFSDSVKENILMGKPEASEEEVIAAAKAANAHDFIMGLPNGYNTKVGERGVKLSGGQKQRVAIARVFLKNPPILILDEATSALDLESEALIQESLDALVHDRTTIIIAHRLSTITHADNIFVIDHGQLIEKGNHEQLMKEQGTYFNLFQVQHLD from the coding sequence ATGAGTAGTATAAAGCGTTATATGCGTTTTGTAAAACCATACACATGGGAAATTATTTTAACGGTTTTAATTGGTATAGTGAAATTTGCAATCCCGTTATTCATTCCACTGCTCATAAAAATAGTACTTGATGATATTATTGGTGCGGAGGATTTGACGGATACAGAAAAAACAAAAGAATTGTTTTACTGGCTAGGCGGTACAATTATTGTGTTCTTTGTTATACGACCACCAATAGAATACTACCGTCAATATTTTGCACAGCATGTGAGTAATAAGGTCCTTTTTGATATCCGCAAAGAGATTTACTCGCATTTACAGCGCCTAAGCTTAAAGTATTACGCCAATACAAGAGCGGGTGAGGTTATTTCACGTGTAATTAATGATGTGGAGCAAACGAAGAACTTTGTTATGACAGGTTTGATGAATGTTTGGCTGGACTTAGCAACGATTGTTATTGCCGTTTGTATTATGCTAGCATTGGATGTCAAACTTACACTTGTTGCGCTCATTGCATTCCCGTTCTATGCAATTAGTGTTAGGTTCTTCTTTGGTAAACTTCGAACATTAACACGCAACCGTTCACAAGCACTTGCAGGTGTTCAAAGTTATCTTCATGAACGAGTAGCTGGCATGAGTATTATTAAAAGCTTTACGCTCGAAAAGCATGAGCAAAAATTATTCAATGAAGCGAATGGCGAGTTTTTAGAAAAAGCATTAGATCAAACAAAATGGAATGCTAAATCTTTTGCGGTCGTCAATACGATTACAGATGTAGCACCATTACTTGTTATTGCTTATGCGGGCTATCAAGTAATTAATGGATCTTTATCGGTCGGAACAATGGTTGCTTTTATCGCGTATATTGAACGCCTTTATGGACCACTTCGCCGATTAGTAAGTGCATCCACAACGTTAACACAGTCGATTGCCTCGATGGATCGTATGTTTGAACTAATAGACGAGCCTTATGAAGTAAAAAATAAAAAAAATGCACTACCATTATCGCCTGCAACAGGTGAGGTGCGATTTGAGAATGTCGCTTTTCAATATGAAGCAGATGGTTCGCAAATTTTAAAAAACATGAATTTTACCATAAATCCAGGGGAGACGGTCGCATTTGTAGGGATGAGCGGCGGTGGGAAATCTACCATTATTAGCTTAATTCCACGCTTTTATGATACGTCAGATGGAGCGGTATATGTAGATGGTCATGATGTGAAGGATGTCACAATCCATTCATTACGCTCTCAAATTGGAATCGTGCTACAGGATAATATTTTGTTCAGTGATTCAGTTAAAGAAAATATATTGATGGGTAAACCTGAAGCGTCTGAGGAAGAAGTAATTGCTGCTGCAAAAGCGGCTAATGCGCATGACTTTATTATGGGCTTGCCAAATGGCTATAACACGAAGGTTGGCGAGCGAGGTGTAAAATTATCGGGTGGACAAAAGCAACGTGTTGCCATTGCCCGCGTCTTTTTAAAAAATCCACCGATTTTAATTTTAGATGAAGCAACATCAGCACTAGATTTAGAAAGTGAAGCGCTTATTCAAGAATCGCTCGATGCCTTAGTGCATGACCGAACAACCATTATTATTGCGCACCGACTTTCTACTATTACACATGCCGATAATATTTTTGTTATTGATCATGGACAATTAATTGAAAAAGGGAATCATGAGCAACTAATGAAGGAGCAAGGCACATACTTTAATTTATTCCAAGTGCAACACTTAGATTGA
- the mutY gene encoding A/G-specific adenine glycosylase, which produces MNYPYVAEFRQSLVEWFEEEKRDLPWRHTKDPYKIWVSEVMLQQTRVDTVIPYYNRFMESFPTLELLAEAPQEYLLKHWEGLGYYSRARNLQAGVREVLENYGGIVPDNRYEISKLKGVGPYTAGAILSIAYNKPEHAVDGNVMRVLSRVLNIHDDIALPKTKKIFEAAVEELIDPHNASSFNQGLMELGALICSPTSPKCLLCPVREYCTAFNEGEPEKLPVKSKKVKMKHISYDVFVCEDEDGRILMEQRPASGLLANMWQFPMVEQAEDSLLKFAQHYEVEAQAQREILIFKHVFSHLTWHVNAYYMKCKSCEKGDWLTQEQIELLPMPVPMLKIWQAIK; this is translated from the coding sequence GTGAATTATCCATATGTAGCAGAATTTCGACAATCTTTAGTCGAATGGTTTGAAGAAGAGAAACGAGATTTACCTTGGCGGCATACTAAAGACCCTTATAAAATTTGGGTATCTGAGGTAATGCTACAGCAAACACGAGTTGATACAGTTATTCCTTATTACAATCGCTTTATGGAAAGCTTTCCAACTTTAGAATTATTAGCTGAGGCACCACAGGAATATTTATTGAAACATTGGGAGGGCCTTGGCTATTACTCACGAGCGAGAAATCTGCAAGCGGGGGTTCGTGAGGTGCTAGAAAACTATGGCGGAATCGTACCTGATAATCGCTATGAAATTTCTAAGTTAAAAGGGGTTGGACCCTATACTGCAGGTGCTATTTTAAGTATTGCCTATAATAAGCCCGAACATGCAGTTGATGGCAATGTCATGCGGGTTTTAAGTCGTGTACTCAATATACATGATGATATTGCACTGCCGAAGACAAAGAAAATTTTCGAAGCAGCTGTTGAAGAACTAATTGATCCACATAATGCATCATCTTTTAATCAAGGGTTAATGGAACTTGGAGCGCTTATTTGTTCCCCAACATCACCGAAATGTTTGTTATGTCCTGTCCGTGAATATTGCACCGCTTTTAATGAAGGAGAACCTGAAAAACTGCCTGTTAAATCAAAAAAAGTTAAGATGAAGCATATTTCATACGACGTTTTTGTTTGTGAAGATGAGGACGGTCGAATTTTAATGGAGCAACGTCCCGCAAGTGGCTTACTTGCGAATATGTGGCAGTTCCCGATGGTTGAGCAAGCAGAAGACTCATTATTAAAATTTGCTCAGCACTATGAAGTAGAGGCACAAGCACAACGAGAAATTTTAATATTTAAACATGTTTTCTCACATTTAACTTGGCATGTGAATGCTTATTATATGAAGTGTAAATCATGTGAAAAGGGTGATTGGCTAACACAGGAGCAAATAGAATTGTTACCAATGCCAGTGCCAATGTTAAAAATATGGCAAGCGATAAAATAG
- a CDS encoding metal-dependent hydrolase codes for MDSGTHFVMGIALGGLALADPVVANHSMTFTAVMAGTIIGSQAPDVDTVLKLRNNAIYIRHHRGITHSIPAVALWPILITIVLSLIIQDANVLHLWLWTFLAVAIHVFVDIFNAYGTQAIRPFSRKWVALGVINTFDPIIFSLHCLGILLWAFGANPVWTFSVMYGVIVVYYIFRFAVQKAVKKAVHSTIQDEDYVIVAPTMRFFHWRIAAKSKTHYYVGRAYGRTVNIYDKFEIKSLPKTPAVEAAMKDPNLAAFVSFSPLYRWEISELENGLTEVRLIDLRYRSDNRYPFVAVAHLNDDNEIITSYTGWIFTEDKLQKKLQIGASN; via the coding sequence TTGGATTCAGGTACACATTTCGTTATGGGAATAGCACTCGGTGGTCTTGCTTTAGCTGACCCTGTAGTTGCCAATCATTCAATGACTTTTACTGCCGTTATGGCTGGTACCATTATTGGCTCACAAGCACCTGATGTTGATACAGTATTAAAACTTCGCAATAATGCGATTTATATTCGGCATCATCGGGGTATAACACATTCAATACCAGCAGTAGCCTTATGGCCAATTTTAATTACAATCGTGTTATCACTAATTATTCAGGACGCAAATGTATTACATTTATGGCTTTGGACATTTCTTGCAGTAGCTATTCATGTTTTCGTTGATATTTTTAATGCATACGGAACACAAGCTATTCGCCCATTCTCTAGAAAATGGGTAGCACTTGGTGTGATCAATACATTCGATCCCATTATTTTTTCCCTTCATTGCCTTGGAATATTACTATGGGCATTTGGGGCAAATCCAGTCTGGACATTTAGCGTCATGTATGGCGTTATTGTCGTCTATTATATTTTTCGCTTTGCTGTTCAAAAAGCAGTTAAAAAAGCAGTGCATAGCACAATTCAAGATGAAGATTATGTTATTGTAGCACCTACGATGCGATTTTTTCACTGGCGTATCGCCGCAAAATCAAAAACACATTACTATGTTGGTCGAGCTTATGGGCGAACTGTTAATATTTACGATAAATTCGAAATCAAATCACTACCAAAAACACCTGCTGTTGAAGCTGCTATGAAAGACCCTAATCTCGCTGCCTTTGTTTCTTTCTCACCATTGTACCGTTGGGAAATTTCCGAGCTTGAAAATGGCTTAACAGAAGTGAGGTTAATCGATTTACGTTATCGTAGTGACAATCGCTATCCTTTCGTTGCAGTTGCTCATTTAAATGACGACAACGAAATTATTACCTCTTACACTGGTTGGATTTTTACCGAGGATAAGCTTCAAAAAAAATTACAAATTGGCGCAAGCAATTAA
- a CDS encoding ABC transporter ATP-binding protein, producing the protein MSKVLLKVDGLKKYFPIRKGFLNTQVGDVKAVDDVSFEVFEGETLGIVGESGCGKSTTGRLLMRLLEPTAGNIEFGGKMISTLSNNEMRKARRDIQMIFQDPYASLNPRHTIGKILEEPLIVHGMGNSKERKKKVIELLEIVGLNEYHAKRYPHQFSGGQRQRIGIARALMTNPRLIIADEPVSALDVSIQAQVLNLMQTLQKELKLTYIFISHDLGVVRHISNRVGVMYLGKLVELTDSENLYAEPLHPYTQALLSSVPVPDPTFEREQLIISGDIPSASNPPSGCAFHTRCPFKKEQCSSVVPKLQEVKQGHYVACHLYDALQH; encoded by the coding sequence ATGTCGAAAGTGTTGTTGAAGGTTGATGGTTTAAAAAAGTATTTTCCTATTCGGAAAGGATTCCTTAATACGCAGGTTGGGGATGTGAAAGCTGTGGACGATGTTTCCTTTGAAGTTTTTGAAGGGGAAACATTAGGCATAGTTGGTGAATCGGGGTGTGGGAAGTCAACTACAGGTCGCCTATTAATGCGCTTACTTGAACCGACAGCAGGTAACATTGAATTTGGAGGCAAAATGATTTCCACATTATCAAACAATGAAATGCGGAAAGCGCGAAGGGATATCCAAATGATTTTCCAAGATCCTTATGCTTCGTTAAATCCACGCCATACGATTGGCAAGATTTTAGAGGAACCGCTCATTGTTCATGGTATGGGCAATTCGAAAGAACGCAAAAAGAAAGTAATAGAGCTTCTCGAAATCGTTGGCTTAAATGAATATCACGCAAAACGCTATCCACATCAATTTAGTGGAGGGCAAAGACAACGTATTGGAATTGCTCGTGCGCTAATGACCAATCCTCGTCTAATTATTGCAGACGAGCCCGTTTCAGCCCTGGATGTATCAATTCAAGCCCAAGTTTTAAATCTAATGCAAACATTGCAAAAGGAATTAAAGCTTACTTATATATTTATTTCACATGACTTAGGGGTTGTGCGACATATTAGTAATCGTGTCGGGGTTATGTATTTAGGCAAGTTAGTAGAGCTGACAGATAGTGAGAATTTATATGCAGAGCCGCTCCACCCATATACGCAGGCATTATTATCTTCTGTTCCTGTGCCTGATCCAACTTTTGAACGTGAGCAGCTTATTATATCTGGAGATATTCCGAGTGCATCCAATCCGCCAAGCGGCTGTGCATTCCATACGAGATGTCCTTTTAAGAAAGAACAATGCTCAAGCGTTGTTCCGAAACTGCAAGAAGTGAAACAGGGTCATTATGTTGCTTGTCATCTTTATGATGCGCTTCAACATTAA
- a CDS encoding TerD family protein → MGINLQKGQRVDLTKGNAGLNKIKVGLGWDPVSQTKSGGFLGGLFSSGRTAGRDVDCDSSVLMLQDDRIVAGDDVVYFGKLSSKCGSVVHSGDNLTGAGDGDDEVITVELGAVPAQYNKLVFVVNIYDAAGRNQHFGMIQNAYIRVYDDKTGNELIRYNLTDNYSNLTTLVCGEIYRHGNEWKFAAVGNGTNDVKLGDVVRRYQ, encoded by the coding sequence ATGGGGATTAATTTACAAAAGGGACAGCGTGTAGATTTAACAAAAGGCAATGCTGGTTTAAATAAAATTAAAGTAGGCTTAGGGTGGGACCCTGTAAGTCAAACAAAAAGCGGTGGCTTTTTAGGAGGCTTATTTTCGAGTGGTAGAACAGCAGGCAGAGATGTTGACTGTGATTCCTCAGTTTTAATGTTACAGGATGATCGTATAGTTGCAGGAGATGACGTAGTTTACTTCGGAAAATTATCGAGTAAATGTGGATCTGTTGTACATTCTGGTGATAATTTAACTGGTGCTGGTGATGGTGATGATGAAGTAATTACAGTTGAGCTAGGGGCAGTACCTGCTCAATACAATAAATTAGTATTCGTCGTTAACATTTATGATGCAGCTGGACGTAATCAACATTTCGGTATGATTCAAAATGCGTATATTCGCGTGTACGATGACAAGACAGGTAATGAACTAATTCGTTATAATTTAACTGATAATTATTCGAATTTAACGACGCTAGTGTGTGGTGAAATTTATCGTCACGGTAACGAATGGAAATTTGCAGCTGTTGGTAACGGTACAAATGATGTAAAACTTGGTGATGTAGTTCGAAGATATCAATAA
- a CDS encoding ABC transporter ATP-binding protein: MRKKLLEIKGLQTTFFTDDGQIPAVDDIDFSVHEGEILGIVGESGSGKSVTSLSIMGLIPSPPGKITGGQVLLDGKNLAKLTDKQMQKVRGKDVAMIFQEPMTSLNPLFTIGDQLKEAILIHNPKWSKKKAFARAVEIMKLVGLPRAEELLKDYPHQLSGGMRQRVMIAMALVCDPKVLIADEPTTALDVTIQAQILQLMKDLNKRMNTAVLLITHDLGVVAETCERVIVMYAGQIVEEASIQEIFKTPKHPYTQGLIKSVPDMRYKKDSLYSIPGSVPKPGTIKDGCRFAARCEFAMERCLQETPPLYEATEQHKARCFLMEEQEVVHYVESVVEG, from the coding sequence ATGCGAAAAAAGCTGTTAGAGATTAAAGGTTTACAAACAACCTTTTTCACAGATGATGGACAGATTCCTGCCGTTGACGATATTGATTTTTCGGTCCATGAAGGGGAAATTTTGGGGATTGTTGGGGAATCGGGCAGTGGCAAAAGCGTAACATCTTTGTCCATTATGGGATTGATACCATCGCCACCTGGAAAAATCACAGGCGGACAAGTACTATTAGATGGCAAAAATTTAGCTAAATTAACTGATAAGCAAATGCAAAAAGTGCGTGGGAAAGATGTGGCGATGATCTTTCAAGAGCCGATGACTTCCTTAAATCCTTTATTTACGATTGGGGATCAGTTGAAAGAGGCTATTTTAATTCATAATCCTAAGTGGTCTAAAAAGAAGGCTTTTGCACGCGCAGTAGAAATTATGAAACTAGTAGGGTTACCACGTGCGGAGGAACTATTAAAGGATTATCCTCATCAATTATCAGGTGGGATGCGCCAACGTGTAATGATTGCCATGGCACTTGTCTGTGACCCGAAGGTACTGATTGCCGACGAGCCTACAACAGCGCTAGATGTGACGATTCAAGCTCAAATATTGCAACTAATGAAAGATTTGAACAAGCGGATGAATACTGCTGTTTTATTAATTACGCATGATTTAGGTGTTGTAGCAGAAACTTGTGAACGCGTTATCGTTATGTACGCTGGACAAATTGTTGAAGAAGCATCTATTCAGGAAATTTTTAAAACGCCAAAGCACCCTTACACACAAGGACTTATTAAATCGGTACCAGATATGCGTTATAAAAAAGACAGTCTTTATTCGATACCTGGTAGTGTTCCAAAGCCGGGCACGATTAAAGACGGCTGTCGATTTGCAGCACGCTGTGAATTTGCAATGGAGCGTTGCCTACAGGAAACACCACCTTTATATGAAGCGACAGAGCAACATAAAGCAAGGTGCTTTTTAATGGAAGAACAGGAGGTGGTTCATTATGTCGAAAGTGTTGTTGAAGGTTGA
- a CDS encoding ABC transporter substrate-binding protein, with protein sequence MKKKKLWSLGVMLILVLSTILAACGGGSDGKDTGSKDTSTGGDSANGSEKTLVYGRGGDSTALDPATVTEGESFKVTVNLYETLINFGDEDVTLHPGLAKSWEASDDGLTYTFQLEEGVKFHDGSDFNAEAVVKNFERWKAGADKFPYFMSQFTMGGEQVIEAITAEGDYTVVFKLKQPQAPFLKNLAMSPFAIASPTAFEANDDALIDNPVGTGPFKFVKWTRNDSITIEKNPDYRIAGFPKLDKVIFRSIPDNSARLNALNNGEVDVVDGLSPSDKGSIETNGDLQLIERPSMNVGYLGLTVTRPPFDNVKVRQAVNYAIDKQALVDAFYEGLAQPAKNPMPPVIAGYNDDITGYAYDPEKAKALLKEAGYDGKEIELWAMPVPRPYMPDGQKIAEAIQKNLADVGIPSKIVSFEWATYLEKAQNGEADAFLLGWTGDNGDADNFLYTLLDADNIGSNNYTFYDNQELHKLFVAAQTEVNEDKRIELYKQAQTIISEDAPWVPLAHSIPILAASTKVTNYHAHPTGSDRLEAVDMN encoded by the coding sequence ATGAAGAAAAAGAAGCTTTGGTCATTAGGCGTAATGCTAATCCTTGTTCTCTCGACAATCTTAGCTGCGTGTGGTGGTGGCTCTGATGGCAAGGATACAGGTTCAAAAGATACGTCTACTGGCGGCGATTCAGCTAACGGCAGTGAAAAAACATTAGTATATGGTCGAGGTGGGGACTCTACTGCACTTGATCCAGCGACAGTAACAGAAGGTGAATCTTTTAAAGTTACAGTGAATCTCTATGAAACACTTATTAACTTTGGAGATGAAGATGTTACATTGCATCCAGGTTTAGCAAAATCATGGGAAGCTTCAGATGATGGATTAACTTATACATTCCAACTTGAAGAAGGCGTAAAGTTCCACGATGGGTCTGATTTTAATGCAGAAGCAGTCGTGAAAAATTTCGAGCGCTGGAAAGCTGGCGCTGATAAGTTCCCGTACTTCATGTCCCAATTTACAATGGGCGGTGAGCAAGTAATTGAAGCAATTACAGCAGAAGGCGATTACACAGTTGTATTTAAACTGAAGCAGCCGCAAGCACCATTCTTGAAAAACTTAGCAATGTCACCATTCGCAATTGCTTCTCCAACTGCATTCGAAGCGAATGACGATGCACTTATCGATAATCCAGTTGGAACAGGTCCATTCAAATTTGTAAAATGGACACGAAATGATTCTATTACAATTGAGAAAAATCCTGACTATCGTATTGCAGGGTTCCCGAAATTAGATAAAGTAATTTTCCGTTCGATTCCTGATAACTCAGCGCGCTTAAATGCATTAAATAATGGCGAGGTAGATGTTGTCGATGGTTTAAGTCCATCTGATAAAGGATCAATCGAAACAAATGGCGATTTACAATTAATCGAACGTCCTTCTATGAACGTTGGTTATCTTGGTTTAACAGTAACACGCCCTCCATTTGATAATGTAAAAGTTCGTCAAGCAGTAAACTATGCAATTGATAAGCAAGCATTAGTAGATGCTTTCTATGAAGGGTTAGCGCAACCTGCGAAAAACCCAATGCCACCAGTTATTGCTGGCTACAACGATGATATTACAGGTTATGCGTATGATCCTGAAAAAGCAAAAGCTTTACTGAAAGAAGCAGGCTATGACGGTAAAGAAATTGAGCTATGGGCAATGCCAGTACCACGTCCATATATGCCAGATGGTCAAAAAATTGCAGAAGCAATTCAAAAGAATTTAGCTGATGTAGGTATTCCATCTAAAATCGTTTCATTCGAATGGGCTACGTATTTAGAAAAAGCTCAAAATGGTGAGGCGGATGCGTTCTTACTTGGATGGACTGGTGATAACGGCGATGCTGATAACTTCCTTTACACATTATTAGACGCTGATAATATCGGCTCAAATAACTACACGTTCTATGACAACCAAGAGTTACACAAATTATTTGTAGCTGCACAAACAGAAGTGAACGAAGACAAACGTATTGAACTTTACAAACAAGCGCAAACAATTATTTCTGAGGATGCTCCATGGGTTCCACTTGCACACTCAATTCCTATTTTAGCTGCAAGTACAAAAGTTACAAATTACCATGCACATCCAACGGGTTCTGACCGTTTAGAAGCAGTAGATATGAATTAG